The following coding sequences lie in one Arachis hypogaea cultivar Tifrunner chromosome 9, arahy.Tifrunner.gnm2.J5K5, whole genome shotgun sequence genomic window:
- the LOC112708763 gene encoding protein ROOT HAIR DEFECTIVE 3-like: MLDANSQTLLFGELGECSLKNESYFAGTPVHRYPTQLIIHGDSKVFKVAEIEKFVNEIKIDKCESSYYVVSIMGPKGAGKSTLLNQLFDTDFKEMNAKDGRSQTTKGIWISRGARIEPCTLVLDLEGTDGKDLAEQDDISFEGQIALFALAVSDIVLINMWCHDIGRHNAANRPLLKTIFQVEVVALPSFDYQKEQFKEEVAELREKICDIARDSNGVVPASDFPYSCRKIWEMIKADKDLDLPSHKVMLATVRCEEIVREKYKAAKEELHELEEDMKRSPTEFLNRLSSQIDTCLSEYDAETTYYHEGPRSTFKIELKEKLLDQLFKPALESAFELIRSIILDDFKQTFQNALLNQVEDFCAVASCIEASLSNFDKPCPVADVVIEMTNEHKIGVRKVLLCDMVTSSCQEKLKEALTRSIEKELFGEVIKDHPWKSIREVVTNKVQSTVGQLFEALTGLDIDGYTRNQMIERY, encoded by the exons ATGCTGGATGCCAATTCACAGACGCTACTCTTTG GTGAATTGGGTGAATGCTCACTGAAAAATGAATCCTATTTTGCGGGGACACCAGTACACCGCTATCCAACTCAGCTTATTATTCATGGAGATAGCAAAGTATTCAAAGTAGCTGAGATTGAAAAATTTGTTAACgagataaaaatagataaatgtGAATCATCGTATTATGTAGTTTCTATCATGGGTCCCAAAG GGGCAGGGAAGAGCACACTCTTAAATCAGTTGTTTGATACCGATTTCAAAGAGATGAACGCTAAAGATGGACG GTCTCAAACAACCAAAGGAATCTGGATTTCTAGGGGTGCACGCATTGAACCTTGCACACTTGTGTTGGATTTGGAAGGAACTGATGGAAAGGATCTCGCAGAACAG GATGATATTTCATTCGAAGGTCAGATTGCTCTATTTGCTCTAGCGGTCTCAGATATAGTTCTTATAAACAT GTGGTGCCATGACATTGGCCGCCACAATGCAGCGAATAGGCCACTTTTGAAAACTAtctttcag GTTGAGGTCGTTGCTCTTCCgagttttgattatcaaaaaGAGCAATTTAAGGAGGAG GTTGCGGAATTGCGGGAAAAAATCTGCGATATTGCTCGGGACTCGAATGGAGTAGTTCCTGCATCAGACTTTCCGTACAGTTGTCGGAAAATCTGGGAAATGATTAAGGCAGACAAGGACCTCGACCTTCCTTCTCATAAG GTTATGCTTGCTACTGTCCGATGTGAAGAAATTGTCCGGGAGAAGTATAAAGCTGCAAAGGAG GAATTGCATGAATTGGAAGAGGATATGAAACGTAGCCCTACTGAATTTTTGAACAGGCTCAGTTCACAAATTGATACTTGTTTGTCAGA GTATGATGCTGAAACTACTTATTATCATGAAGGTCCAAGATCTACATTCAAAATTGAACTTAAAGAAAAATTGCTTGATCAG CTTTTTAAACCAGCACTGGAATCTGCCTTCGAGCTTATACGATCTATAATTTTGGACGACTTCAAGCAAACATTTCAAAACGCATTATTGAATCAAGTGGAGGATTTTTGTGCAGTTGCTAGTTGCATTGAGGCTTCTTTGTCTAACTTCGACAAACCCTGTCCAG TTGCAGATGTTGTCATTGAAATGACAAATGAGCACAAAATTGGAGTAAGGAAGGTATTGCTGTGTGATATGGTTACTTCATCGTGTCAG GAAAAACTAAAAGAAGCCTTGACCAGATCCATTGAAAAAGAACTGTTTGGTGAAGTTATTAAAGATCATCCTTGGAAATCAATAAGGGAAGTTGTGACGAATAAGGTGCAATCAACTGTTGGACAATTATTTGAGGCACTTACTGGGCTTGACATAGATGGATACACAAGGAACCAAATGATTGAGAGATATTAG